The window TCCAAAATATGCGAAAAGCACCTCCGCACCATTATCCGGTTTTGTCATCAGCCGGTTAAACAAGATGGCAGGGAATACAATGGAAAAATCAGCAGGGATCCCAAGAAAAACAAACTGCTCAGAGAAGCCATCAAAGAGGCAAGGCGGGATCAGGTTCCGGCCAATTATATCGAACGGGTAATACAACTTGCAGGACAAGGGTATAAGGACATTGCGTTTGAAACCTATAATAACGACTGGAACTCGGAAGCATACAACTCCGTCAGTGGTCAGAATTCCAACAACTCCATCCGCATCCCCAATTCTTTCATGGACAGCCTGCAGCAGGGGGGCGACTGGAATCTTTACGGCCGTGTTGAAAGACGCAGGGCTTCAGAAGAAGGGCGTGATCCGCAGCCGATGAAAACCATCCGGTCACGCGACTTGTGGGATCAGATTGCATATGCCGCCTGGTCCTGTGCAGATCCCGGTACGCAGTACCACGATACCATCAACGAATGGCACACTTGCCCGGAAGATGGACCGATCAAGGCCAGCAACCCCTGCTCGGAATACATGTTTCTGGACGATACAGCCTGCAATCTGGCTTCACTGAATCTTATGAAGTTTCAGGACGAGGGAGAGGCGAAGTTCCGGGTAGATGATTACCGGTATGCCACTCGCCTCTGGACCATTGTTCTTGAGATATCTGTGCTCATGGCGCAGTTCCCGTCACGCAGGATTGCCGAGCTCTCCTATAAGTTTCGTACGCTCGGTCTGGGATATGCAAACATCGGTTCGCTTCTGATGGTCAATGGTATTCCATACGACAGCCGCGAAGCCATGGCCGTTTGCGGAGCGCTGACCGCTATAATGCACATGACTTCGTATGCAACCAGTGCTGAAATGGCTTCGGAACTTGGTGCGTTTCCAGGGTTTAAGAAAAACAGCGGACACATGATGCGCGTGATGCGCAATCACAGGCGCGCAGTATGGAATGCCGGCGAATCAGAATATGAAGGCCTGACTATTAAACCGACAGGCATTGATGAAGAGTATTGTCCGGCATATCTGCTCAATGCAGCACGCCAGGATGCGGACCGTGCTGTTGAGCTCGGGGAGAAATTCGGTTACCGCAATGCCCAGGTCACTGTAATCGCACCGACCGGAACCATCGGTTTGGTTATGGACTGCGATACAACCGGAATCGAGCCTGATTTTGCCCTGGTGAAGTTTAAAAAACTTGCCGGTGGCGGATATTTCAAGATCATTAATCAGAGTGTCCCGAGAGCGCTTCGATCATTGGGGTACTCGCAAAATCAGATAGAGGAAATTGTCCTTTATGCCAAGGGGACCGGCACGCTGAACGGATGTCCGACAGTCACCCATAAACGTCTGGCTGAAGCAGGGTTTACTCAGGAGAAAATTGATGCGGTCGAACAGGCCCTGCCTGCGAGTTTCGACATCAAATTTGCATTCAACCACTGGACCCTTGGTGAAAAATTCTGTAAAGATGTGCTGGGTGTCAGTGATGAACAGCTTTCTGATCCCGGTTTTGATCTGCTGCGTTATCTCGGATTTACAAGAAAGGAAATCGAGCAGGCAAATGACTACGTCTGCGGTACGATGACAGTGGAAGGTGCACCGCACTTGAAAGAGGAACACCTTCCCGTATTTGATTGTGCCAACAAGTGCGGCAGGACCGGCACACGCTTTATCACCGCAAACGGTCACATTAACATGATGGCGGCAGCACAGCCATTTATATCCGGAGCGATTTCCAAAACGATCAACCTGCCGAATGAGGCAACCGTTGAGGATATTCAAAACGCATATTACCAGTCCTGGCAAAAGATGCTCAAGGCCAATGCCTTGTACAGGGACGGATCCAAGCTGAGCCAGCCGCTGAATTCCATGGCAGATATCATGGATGAAATCGAGGAAGAAGAGGGCGAAGAGGCTTCAGAGGATGAGATTGTCCAGGATGAGGTAGTAAAAACAGCAGAAAAAATCATCCACAAGTATGTGGCCGGACGTAACAGGCTGCCTCACCGAAGAAGTGGCTATACCCAGAAATGCAAAATCGGCGGACAGTCGGTTTACCTGAGGACAGGCGAATATCAGAATGGCCAGCTTGGTGAGATTTTCATTGATATGCACAGGGAAGGTGCGGCATTCCGCAGTCTGATGAACTGCTTTGCAATTGCCATCTCACTTGGCCTGCAGCACGGTGTGCCGCTGGAGGAGTATGTCGATGCCTTCGTCTTTACAAAGTTTGAACCCAGCGGCAACGTTATAGGGAATCCTCATATAAAAATGACCACTTCTGTCATTGATTACATATTCCGGGAGCTGGCAGTAACCTATCTGGACCGTGAAGATCTGGCCCATGTCAAGCCGGAAGATCACATGAAGCGCAGTTTGCGACCCGAGCATGAGGCAGAAGCTGACGATACGAGCGCGCCGGCAAGGACCGTCCGCGGTACTGAGTCTGCAACAGAGAGCAAGAAAGACAATGCCAGTGTATCCGGAGAAGCAACAGAACAAAAGCAGGTAGTCGCCGGAAAGAGTCCTGAATCTGAAACAGGGACAAAACGATCCGGATCGTACCGCTCGGAGGAGATGAACAGAGCAAAGGAGATGGGCTTTACAGGCGATATGTGTCCTGATTGCGGAAGTCTGACGATGGTCAGAAACGGCACCTGTCTGAAGTGTACTACATGCGGGTCAACGACGGGTTGTTCATGAACTTGTTTTCCGAACAACCCGTTTAGCGTTGCTCTCAGTATGAGAGAGGGTACTGCCTGAATCAATAGGCGGTATCTCTTTTAAAGGGGAATATACGGCGAATCCAGGATCTGATTACTTCGTGCAAGCGGTTATACAAGCCATTGTGATACTTCTCAAATGCATGGAATCTCTCGTACATTCTGGTTCTGTCTTCATGATGTAGTTTATTCATGGCAATACCTCCTTTAAATTTAGAATACTTTTGAAAATAATCAGTGATAGTGATAATAATTGTAAGCGCTTTTATTGCTTATATGATACTGAAAAAGCGGTTTTTTTGCAACCGGTATTTTGTTTGTCTCAGCATTCAGCTGAATAACTGATACTTCCGGTAATCATCCCAATACGTTATATTGTCACGCACCAATATTAGTAATGCAAAAGATCGTTATGACAACATTTAATTTGACAGCGGAGGAGTTTAACCTGCCTTTAAAAAGGACATTCACCATATCCAGAGGTTCGAGAGATGAAGTAAGAAATGTTTTGATCCGGATATCTGCAGAAGGTGTTACCGGGACAGGTGAGGCCGCACCCAATCACAGATATGAAGAGACTCAGGAGTCTGCTATTCAGTACCTCAGCCAATTCGGTGAATTTTCCCTGAACAATCCTTTCGACGTATCTGAGCTGGTCTCCGCAATGGAAAAAGCAGCACCCGGTGAATATGCCGCAAAAGCCGGTCTTGAGATGGCTCTGTACGACTGGATTGGCAAAAAGCTCAATATTCCGCTATACAAACTGCTGCAGGCTCCTGACCGCAAAGGTCCCCGTACCACCTTTACTTTTGGTATCGACAAGCCGGAGAAAATGCGGGAAAAAGTGGAGGATGCCGGGCCATATCCCTTGCTTAAGGTAAAAATGGGTACAAGTGATGATAAGGAAATCATGGATGCGATCAGGGAGCATACCGATAAACCTGTATTGGTTGATGCAAATGAAGGATGGCAGACATTTGACAAAGCCCTTGAAATGATCCGGTTTCTTGAGGACAAGAATGTCTTTCTCATTGAACAACCGATGCCGGCTGAATGCAAAAAGGAGATGCGGAAGCTGAAATTCAAATCTTCCATTCCGCTTGTTGCAGATGAAAGCATAACGGGAAGAGAGTCACTTGTGGAACTGTCTGCACAGTTTCATGGAATAAATATAAAGTTGATGAAAACGGGTGCGATCAGCAGTTCGCTCAGAATCATTCATGCTGCAAGAAAACTGGGACTTCAGGTTATGACAGGGTGCATGGTTGAGTCTGCCATTGCCGATACAGCATCTGCTCTGGTGTCTCTCTGGGCTGATTATGCTGATCTGGACGGGCATCTTCTGGTAGCTGAAAACCCGGTAAAAGGACTCGAGGTTTTGCCTGACGGATACATCCGACTGCGGAATATACCCGGTTTGGGGTTGCTTGAATAAAGCATTAATTATTTTTGTAACAATCCATCATTTGGCTCCTCCTATTAGTAGACAAACTAAAACAAGTTTTCAGTTCAGGAGTACCAAATCATGGAAATGTATCCACCAATCACAATTACTTCCCGCGTTGAGTTATTTACGAGGAAAAACGCAAGAGCTATCAGTCCGGTATCAAACGCGCTTGATCATGAGTCATTTACAGCTCATCGGTCAGGCTTCCGTTCACCCAACCTGAAGCTGGTAGACTTGCAAAGAAGTAATGGGAATAACGGACATAGCAGATCAGATACACTGTCATGGCCGGAAACCAAAAACAGCCAGGGTGTACATAAATTCAAAGCTTTGCATATAGAAGATGACGACGAAATCCGTTATCTGGTCAGGGCTTTTTTGAAAAATTATGTAGACCTTGATCCCGCTGTGGATGCTCAGGATGCATTCGGATACACATCCCAAAATCGATACGATTTCATTATTACGGATATCAACCTTGGCGACGGTCCCGACGGGATCGAAGCAACCCGGAAAATCAAGGAAATGACAAATTACAGTGATATTCCTGTCATAGCAGCAACCGCAAATGCAGGGACTGATATCCGTAATAAATGCAAGGAAGTCGGAATGGATGCCTTTTTGCTTAAGCCATTCATGAAAAAAGACCTGATTAACACTATTGATCAGGTTATGAACCGGCAGTAACCATTTTTAACGACTTAGATTCAGGAAACGAAAGTGAACAATAAAGAAAAATATCTACTTGAAGCCCGGATTGATGCTTACCGCAGAGGTGAGTTGTCGGATGAGCAGATAGACAAGCTATGGGAAGAGTTGATTGAATATCCCGAGTATCTTGATTATCTGAAGAATTCAGTAAATCTGGAAGCCATCGCTACTGAAGAAGATAATGCAGTCACTGATGCAGCATCAGCCCGCAGGAATACCCGTAAAAGCAAGCCGGAATTCTACAAAATACCTGCGATGTGGGGACGTGTTGCCGCAACGCTGCTTGTAATTGCCGGAGTACTGTCCGTTGTATATCTTTTTGGTTCAGACTATATATTTGAACCTAAGCCAATGAAGGAAATCGAACTGGATACCTATCGTTCATCAACTATCCCTTCGGCAGAGTTTGACCGGAAAGTTCAGGAAGCAATCAATCTTGCATCCCTGGAAAAATACCATGAAGCTCTTCAGAAACTGGAAGAAATGGAAGAGAACGAACTGACCACTGAACAAATTATTTCACTTCATATCAACAAAGGTTCAATTCACTATAACAGCGGTGATTATTTGGCGGCCAAAGATGTTTTCCATGGCATACTGGATGAAGATTATGATCTGCATGTATTGACCAGGGAAAAAGTGCACTGGTTTCTTGGCAATGCCTATCTGCAGCTGGAAGAGGAAGGAAAAGCTCAGCAGCACATCAAGAAAACCTATGAGTTGAATGGTGCCTATCGCAGACTTGCCGAGCGATATATGGATTAGATAATCACAGAACTTTCAAAAACGCAGTGTTATCCAAAACATCAGAGCGGATTCCAGCATAGTTTGGGGTCCGCTTTTTTATTTATCAGCTCAGGAAGTAAGATTTAATTCTGACCGGAACTCTCAGCCATGCCAGGACAAGTGACAGTATCCCGAAAAGCAGAATGGCAGAAGCTATGATCCAGGGTCTGTTGGATGGAATAATGGGGTCGACATTGCCATAGATAACAAAAGATCCCCAGGAGGAGGGGTTGCTGTTAACATGATTGATATAATCAACCTTGGCCTTCTGCATGGCTTCACTCTTGCTGTACCCTTCGTTTAAGTAGGAGTAAAAAGACACAGACATATCATATGCAGGACGGTCCCGGATGGTCCACAAGTTCATTACCAGACTCTGAACACCTGCGTAGTTGAAAGCACGGCTGAAACCAACAATGCCGCTGCCCTGGATGT is drawn from Natronogracilivirga saccharolytica and contains these coding sequences:
- a CDS encoding vitamin B12-dependent ribonucleotide reductase gives rise to the protein MQITSHFTRTYQNDPYKEITFESRKSEIRNPDGSLVFLLEDVKVPSNWSQVATDIIAQKYFRKAGVPAMLKKVNEKGVPEWLQRSEADTTGLKKLDPDKRYGCETDARQVFDRMAGAWTYWGWKHDYFDAEEDARNFFNELRYMLAQQMAAPNSPQWFNTGLHWAYGINGPAQGHFYVDPKTGKVHKSKDAYTRPQPHACFIQSVNDDLVNEGGIMDLWTREARLFKYGSGTGTNFSDIRGDSEALSGGGKSSGLMSFLKIGDRAAGAIKSGGTTRRAAKMVTLDLDHPDIEEYIDWKVREEQKVASIVAGSKICEKHLRTIIRFCHQPVKQDGREYNGKISRDPKKNKLLREAIKEARRDQVPANYIERVIQLAGQGYKDIAFETYNNDWNSEAYNSVSGQNSNNSIRIPNSFMDSLQQGGDWNLYGRVERRRASEEGRDPQPMKTIRSRDLWDQIAYAAWSCADPGTQYHDTINEWHTCPEDGPIKASNPCSEYMFLDDTACNLASLNLMKFQDEGEAKFRVDDYRYATRLWTIVLEISVLMAQFPSRRIAELSYKFRTLGLGYANIGSLLMVNGIPYDSREAMAVCGALTAIMHMTSYATSAEMASELGAFPGFKKNSGHMMRVMRNHRRAVWNAGESEYEGLTIKPTGIDEEYCPAYLLNAARQDADRAVELGEKFGYRNAQVTVIAPTGTIGLVMDCDTTGIEPDFALVKFKKLAGGGYFKIINQSVPRALRSLGYSQNQIEEIVLYAKGTGTLNGCPTVTHKRLAEAGFTQEKIDAVEQALPASFDIKFAFNHWTLGEKFCKDVLGVSDEQLSDPGFDLLRYLGFTRKEIEQANDYVCGTMTVEGAPHLKEEHLPVFDCANKCGRTGTRFITANGHINMMAAAQPFISGAISKTINLPNEATVEDIQNAYYQSWQKMLKANALYRDGSKLSQPLNSMADIMDEIEEEEGEEASEDEIVQDEVVKTAEKIIHKYVAGRNRLPHRRSGYTQKCKIGGQSVYLRTGEYQNGQLGEIFIDMHREGAAFRSLMNCFAIAISLGLQHGVPLEEYVDAFVFTKFEPSGNVIGNPHIKMTTSVIDYIFRELAVTYLDREDLAHVKPEDHMKRSLRPEHEAEADDTSAPARTVRGTESATESKKDNASVSGEATEQKQVVAGKSPESETGTKRSGSYRSEEMNRAKEMGFTGDMCPDCGSLTMVRNGTCLKCTTCGSTTGCS
- a CDS encoding dipeptide epimerase, yielding MTTFNLTAEEFNLPLKRTFTISRGSRDEVRNVLIRISAEGVTGTGEAAPNHRYEETQESAIQYLSQFGEFSLNNPFDVSELVSAMEKAAPGEYAAKAGLEMALYDWIGKKLNIPLYKLLQAPDRKGPRTTFTFGIDKPEKMREKVEDAGPYPLLKVKMGTSDDKEIMDAIREHTDKPVLVDANEGWQTFDKALEMIRFLEDKNVFLIEQPMPAECKKEMRKLKFKSSIPLVADESITGRESLVELSAQFHGINIKLMKTGAISSSLRIIHAARKLGLQVMTGCMVESAIADTASALVSLWADYADLDGHLLVAENPVKGLEVLPDGYIRLRNIPGLGLLE
- a CDS encoding response regulator, which gives rise to MEMYPPITITSRVELFTRKNARAISPVSNALDHESFTAHRSGFRSPNLKLVDLQRSNGNNGHSRSDTLSWPETKNSQGVHKFKALHIEDDDEIRYLVRAFLKNYVDLDPAVDAQDAFGYTSQNRYDFIITDINLGDGPDGIEATRKIKEMTNYSDIPVIAATANAGTDIRNKCKEVGMDAFLLKPFMKKDLINTIDQVMNRQ